TGATACGCATGGCTTTTTGCATGGCACTTCGAATAACAGGCTCGCCCATCTTTTTGGTCATACGATCCAAAAAGCCAGATGCCGTGGTATCACTATCGATACTGACCACGCGACCTGTCATCATCATGCCCCACGTTGAGGCATTGACCATAAAACCATTGTCATTTTTTAAATGTTTTTTCCAGTCAGCGACGCTCATCTTGTCATGAATCAGCGCATCAGCCGTATAATTGTCTGGCACACGAATCAAGGCTTCTGCCAAGCTCATGAGCAAAACACCTTCTTGGGTATCCAAGCTGTACTCAAGCAATAATGAGTCGACCATTTTTACCGCTTTACCATCATTACGCACATGCTCAACCAGCTGACGCGTCTGCGTAGCTGCACTGTCACGCTCGGCATCTGTCGGTTTGGCAAGTGGCAACAATTGCGTCAACCAGCGCTCTTCATCCACGCTATACAAAGGCGATATACGCGTATGCAGCTCTGTTGATGACTGAGCAATATATTCTGGTGACAACAAGTCGATAGGATTAAATAAAATCGGCTCTTGCGGGGTAAATTGCTCTACTGGGTTCATAACAACTCCATAACTATCGTTTAAAATCTATCATGAGTGATGCGTTGCGACGTCTTATTGCCTGTTATTACTATTCATGGCCACTATCATTAATTGCCATCAGTGTTAATCACCACTATCTTTAGATTGCCAATAAAACATCACTGGCAATCAATCATAGTTAATTATTAAGCCTAACTAGCTATTAAACATCGATAGTATTCATAATAATCAACAGAGCAAACGACAATATTAAAAAACGAGAAAATCCAGCATAAGCTGGAAGAGGACAAGTAGATCGTTTGAATGTGAAACGGACTACGTCAACAATATAAAGGCAATAACATAAAGCTAAGCGGCATTAGTGCCTTCTTCTTGTTAGTAGTGAAAGGAGAGTGTTTGCAATATAAAGTGGCAATATGCAATGCTGATTCACTGATAAGAAAAACCTCTACGGCGTTGATTGAGGTGATGCGCTTAATATCCGCATATTAACATGAAATAAATATTCAAACTAACAATATTACGCATTTTAACCCATCATAATAGCGTTAAAAAACAAAAAGTTATTAACGCATTCATAAACGTGACGCTTTGATTATGATTTATTGTTTATTGTTTTAGGAATCAATATGTAATTAACACATTATTAATGATATTTACCAAGATTAGCAGTACACTTGGGGTTGATATGAACGCACCACTTATAATGACTATTATTAATTATCCATGAGTCCTTTACATGCCTGAATCCTTAAATATTATCGACCTTATTACTCAAGCGAGCCTGCTGGTTCAGATCGTGATGGCTCTATTATTATTAGCATCGTTACTCAGTTGGGTGATTATTTTTCGCATGAGTGCGCGTCTTGGCACTGCCAGAAACTTTGACCAACAGTTTGAAACGTGGTTTTGGTCGGGTGAAGATTTGGCAAAATTGTACCAAGGTATTCAGGGCTCACCTGAGCGCCAAGGACTTGAGCAGATTTTTTATGTTGGTTTCTCTGAATATTTAAGAATGCATAAAAAACGCCAACCAAAGGATGACATCATCGATGGGGTTGAGCGTAAGTTAAGGGTTGGTCTTGGTCGTCAGCAGCTGCTGTTAGAATCTGGACTCACGACGCTTGCCAGCATTGGCTCCGTTGCACCTTACGTCGGTCTGTTCGGTACGGTATGGGGTATCATGAATGCCTTTTTGGGCTTGTCACAAAATGAGCAAGCAACCCTAGCCGCTGTGGCACCGGGTATTGCAGAAGCATTGATTGCTACTGCTATGGGTTTATTTGCCGCTATCCCTGCAGTATTGGCTTATAACCATTTTACTGCCAAATCTAGTCGCTTATATGACTCACGTGCTTTATTCTGTGATGAGATGACTGGTATGCTCCAGCGCGAAACCAGTAATGAGAGTCCACAACCTAGCAATCAAGTGAGCCAAGCTAATCAAAACACTCAGGTGGCAGGTCTATGAAACAAAGTCCCTATCGCCGTGAAAAAAAAGCACTGAATGCGGAGATGAACGTAGTTCCTTATATCGACGTGATGTTGGTGCTGCTGGTGATATTTATGGTGACCGCGCCAATGCTGATTACTGGCGTCGATGTTGATTTGCCAAAAGAGCAAACCAATACTATGAGTCAAAGCCAGCTACCAGTCATTGTGTCTCTAACTGGTAGCGGCGAGATTTTTATCAGTTATGAGAGTAATATCGATTTGCATATTAGTGAGCCTGAGCTCATTGATACCCTATCGACTTTGCAAAGCCAAAGCGGTGATGCGGGTGCTCAGCCGGTACAAGTGATGATTAACGCCGACCAAAACAATCAATATGGCGCTATCATGACCTTAATGGCAACCTTGCAACAAGCTGGCATCCAAAAGGTTGGACTATTAACCGGCGCGCCCCTACCTACACCGACGCTATAGTCGTTGTCGTAATGTTAAAAGCTGCCTGTTTGGTACATTGGGCTAGAACGAAGCAGGTAAGCGAATAAAGCAGATAAGCTGATAACACTTGTCTTTTAGTATCACGTTTTTGAGTATTACTACCATGCATAAGGCTCCAACCGTTTATGTACCAACTGAACCCGAAGGCAATGGGCTAACCTTACCCACGCTGCTCAGTTTGCTGGCACATGGTCTTGTCATTGGCATACTTATCTATACCTATCAAAATATGGACGTTGAGACCGCCGGCAGCATTGAAACGACCATGGTATCTCCTGAACAGCTGGCAGAGATGCAAGGACAAATCCTTGCCAATCGTGCCGCAGCAGTAAGTACCATGCAAGCTGACAGCGGTGCAAGTAGCACAGCTACGCCAACAGAAGCCTTTGATGGTAGCGTCAGCACTTCAAATCCTGCTCAACCAAACTCTCAGCAAGTACCAGTCTTTACACGCTCTAAGGAGTCTGCTACTAGCCCGATGCTGATGAGTGAAGAGCAGCATCAACGCCTTCTTGAGCAAAACCAAGAGTATGAGCGCAGTATGGCTGAGTGGGCAGCACGGTTAGACGAATCCGTGTTAGAAGAGCATGACCAAATTGAAAAAGAAAGAAGACAGCAACTCATTGAAGAGCAAAAAACGCTTAGCGATTTTCGCAATAAGCAAAACAATCCTCCTAAGATTAAGCGCCCAACTGCCACCGACCGAAATATAGAAATAAATACGGGTGGCTCTAGTAGCTCAGGTCAAACCCTTAGCCCATCAAACGATGGGCAATCGAATTTATCTGGTGATAGCACAACCTCAAGTCCTTCAAAAGGCAGCAGCCGCTCAGCATCAGGTGGTAGTCGCGGCGCTAGTAATAGTGAAATCATTAATCTTATCAGACGCAACTACAATCCACCGACTGCAGCAAAGGGCTCAACTCAGCGTGCTACGCTCACGATTACAGTCAATGCCAGCGGCAATATCACCAATGTTACCGCTTCAGGACCTGATGAAGCTGTCAATGAAGCCGCAAAACAAGCTGTATTGAACACAGGCAGCTTACCAATCGATGCTGACGACCCAAAATACCCGACCTTTACTCTACAGTTTAAAGGTATTAATTAATCAGTTGCTCATGCCTTATATTATTGATAACGTTACCTTAAATAGCTTGTACTGTAGAAGGTACTGCCTTATCTTTATGGCGGACTAATGACCTATAAAAATGACCATCATACTGTTTTAGGAGCTCAACTTACTCATGCGCACTCATAAAAAACTACTCACCTCGTTACTTGCTAGCGCCTCAAGCTTGCTTATCGCGCCAAGTGTATTGGCAGCGCCTGTCATTTTAGAGTTGGATTACGAGATTCCTGTTCAACAAAACCAAGTGGCTTTTGTGCCTTTTGCTGGTGATAGTGTGTTATCACCTATTATTGTAAACGACTTAAGCAAAACTGAGCTCAAAATTACCAGTCAGAATCTACCGCAGCAGCCGCGCAGTAGCAGCGAGCTGTCAGGAACATTACCTGTATGGCAAAGTATGGGTATTCCCTATCTTGTCGTGGGTAGCACCCGCAGTAGCCGCGGTAAAGTGGTGACCGATTATGAAGTGATTGAGGTTAAAACAGGACGCGTTATCGAAGGCAAGCAAACTTTAACCACTGATAACAACAAAGATAGCATGCGCTATGCCGGTCACGTCATCGCAGATAAAGTTTATGAGCTCATTACCGGCATTCCAGGTGACTTCTCAGGGCGTATTGCTTATATTGAAGAAATTGGTGCAGGAAAAGCAAAAGTCTCACGCTTAAAAATCATGGATGCCGATGGTGAAAACGCCAAAACCATTACCGAAGTTTCAGGCTCTATCTTCTCCCCAGCATGGTCGCCTGATGGCAACCGTATTGCCTATGCGGTACAACGCGATAAATCATATCCTGTCATTTATGTACAAAGCGTGAGCGGCGGCGGCGCAACGCCATTGACCCCTTTCCCTGGTAGTAACTTAAGTCCTTCATTCTCACCAGATGGCAGCAAAATACTGTTCTCTAGTAGCTTTGAGGGCAGCGCTGATATTTATGAGATGAGTGCCAGCGGCGGTCAACCAAGAAGACTCACCAACTGGCCAAGCAGTGAAGTACAGCCAAGCTACGCTCCTGATGGCAGATCTTTTGTCTTTGTGTCTGATAAAGCTGGATTTAATAAACCACAGATTTATCGTTATGAGTTTGGTTCGGGACGTACAACCAAGGTGTCCAATAGTGGTTATGCGACCAGCCCTCAATTCAGTAGCGATGGCTCACAGATTGCCTTTTTAAATGGTCGCTCAGCTGCCATCATGAATAGCGGCGGCGCGGTCACTGCCAATTTAGGTAATACCGGCATTGATGAAGCACCGAGCTTTTCGCCTAATGGTAAGCGCGTCGTTTATGCCTCAAAGCAAGGTGGTAAAGGCGTACTAACTATCAAATCCCTAAATGGTGGCGAAGCCTTTGGTAAATCTGGGCAAGGCGTTATCCGTTCACCTGTCTGGTCAGCCAGTCCCAGATAAAGCTAGAAATTTATAACGTCTTAACCGCAAAAAAGCGCCCAAGCATATGATTGGGCGCTTTTTTATATGAGAGTAAATCGATAATCTCTTATTCTAAGACTACTGAATAGAGATGGTCATCGCCTTTTATTTTTACCACCTTACAGTCCCGACCTAAACCCTATCGAACAGAAGTGGGCGCAAGCTAAGTTTCTACGCCAAGGCTGGATGGAAAATAACTTAGATAAACTGTTTTATGATATGGGCTGCATTTCTTTTATATTGGATTGACTATAGTGAATTATGGCTAAATAATGAGGTTAATTGCTCATTGTATTTTATTTTGACTGTACATAATGGATACATAAGGCCAATCCCAAACGCTTCTCATAGAGCGTATTACTTCCATTTATCATGCGAGAATATCTTGCACAATCCTGTGCATTGGTTATGATGAGCGCTATTTTACCGTCGCCGATTGCTTTTTGAGATATCACCATGAAGTCATTAACCTATTTATTTACATTTGCTTTATTTATGACAGGTTGTCAGTCGTTTCAATTTGTCGAAAGTCCGATTCCTGTCAAAAACGCCCCTAGCAAAAATTTATTGGTCAAAACTGTTCCAGCTACGGATATTACTGTTGAAAATAATGAGCGATAAGAACGATATAAAAAGCTCACAATAAAAAAAGTAAATATCGGTTTGATGTCTGCTTTTTAATATTTAATACTTGATAAATAGCTTTTGGATTTTTATAAGGCAGGCTGATGTTTGATGATCGTTTTTGCCAGATGATCACCAAACCAAATCGCTGTATCTATATCGCCCACGCCTGGTGTTTCTTCGGGTGGACCATCGAGCGACTGCGTCATCAAACCTAAAAAGCTAGACAGACGATTTAGGTCATGAGCTTCGTGACCTGTCGGCATCAGTGGCAGTCCAATCCAGTTCATACCATGCTGCATGCTATAAAGACAAATCTGTTGCAGTACGGCAAGTTTATCACCACTTAATCCACCAGAGTTGGCAAAAGCTGCTGCCCACTTCCCTTCCCATTTACGGTGATACCAACGCTTTGAGGTTTCATCCATAAAAGTCTTAAATTCAGCAGTGACGCTACCCATATATACGGCACTACCAAATACCAGTAGATCTGCTTGATCTAAAAACTCCCAATCCACTTCATGGACATCTACCGCCTTGGCTTGCGATTTTGGCAACTGCTGACGGGCACCTGTCACTATGGCCTCAGCAACACGCTTAGTATGGCCATAATTACTATGATAAATAACCGCTATAGATAGATTATTGGCTTGGTTAGTGACAGTTGAAGCAGACGATATAGATGTAGTCATACGGGCTCTAGTAATGAATAAATTGATGAATAATGAATTGCTGAGTAATAGTAACGTTTAGAATTTTCTGAGTAATTACAGCCATTATAGCCTGTAATCATACGGTTAGTACCGGATAGCTATTATTAATGACGCTATCATCAGGTGTGAAAATAATCGCACCACCTATTAACAGACTGTCATAGAGTAGCAATATTTAGCGAATTATCAACTCACTTATGTAAATCGCAACTTTGTCGAATATTGTGTAACACGTCTTGTCTTTATTGGGTCATACACAGTGGCCGTTAACGATTACATTTTGTTTATTCTATATATGCATATGTTAATTCCAGATTTTCTTTCAGGCTTGTTTTTATTTTTGACGTAATAGGATTATGATGTGGTGCTTATTCCTAAGTTACACACAAATACAATTAACGATTCAAGAAAATCCCAATCAAACCTATAAGCAGAGGAGACTACCACTGTGACAACGTTAAGAGTTCAACTCGTAAACGAGGCGCGAGATCCAATCGTAAGAGACAGTCTTCGCTTGAATGATCCACAAAAAATTCTGGTAGCAGGCGGCGCCATTGTGAGCTTTCTCATGCTGGTCTATTTATTAGATACGCAACATATTTCTCAGTCACTACTGCTTGGCATTGGCTTGCTATTGGGCTATACCCTCTTTCATGCCCGCTTCGGCTTTACCTCTGCATTCAGACGGTTAATGTCAGTCGGTAATGGCCAAGCGATGCGCTCACACATGTTGATGTTAGCCATTGCCGTGACGCTGTTTGCCCCTATTCTAGCCTTTGGCACGACTATTTTTGGTGGACCAGTGGCAGGTTATGTCGCACCAGTCGGTGTCAGCCTGTTCGTTGGCGCATTCGTCTTCGGTATTGGTATGCAGCTTGGTGGCGGCTGTGCCTCTGGTACTCTTTACGCAGTCGGCGGTGGCCGCTCGGTGATGTTCATCACGTTTATCTTTTTTATCGTTGGTGCCACTATTGGCGCTTACCATCTGCCATTTTGGACAGAAGAGCTGCCAAGCTTTGAGCCATTCTCTTTGGCCACCTCTACAGGTCTTGGTTACAGCGGTGCTTGGATGGTATCTTTGGCGCTTTTTGGTTTAATCGCATGGATAACCTTGGTCGTTGAAAAAAGAACCAAAGCCCCTAAAATGGCACCTGTTTCTTCTGAAAAAGGCTGGAAACGTATTTTCCGTGGTTCTTGGCCACTCTTTGCAGCAGCGATTGTACTTGGTGTACTGAATGCGCTAACGTTAGTGACACGTGGTCAGCCTTGGGGTATCACATCTGCATTTTCATTATGGGGATCTAAAATTGCGAACGCTTTTGGGGTTGATGTCGCGAGTTGGGGCTATTGGCAAGGCGCAAACGCAGCAGCGCTAAATGCGTCTATATTTGCTGATTCAACGACGGTACTAAACATCGGTATCATCATTGGCGCTTTTATCGCATCAGCGGCTGGTGGCTTATTCAAATTTACGACCATTACTAAGGGCAATTTTGCGGCTTCAGTGATTGGTGGTTTGATGATGGGCTATGGCGCACGTCTAGCATTTGGCTGTAATATCGGTGCTTATTTTGGTGGTATAGCCTCTTTTAGTTTGCACGGCTATATCTGGGGCATACTCGCCATGGCAGGCACGTTCTTGGCGCTGTATTTACGTCCTTTATTTGGATTGTCAGTGCCAAAATCTAGTGACTCGGTTTGTTAATTAAGATATAAGGGCATGTCATCAATTAGCACATTGATACATCTATCGTTGAAATACTTTAAAGTCGCTACCGTATTGCTGGTGTAAATTTTTTGCAGCCTCTGTCTGCGTAGGCACAGCAAGCAAGAAAAATTTGCACCAGTAGTAGGTGTTGTATCGATATTACTTTTCACCGACTGATATTACTTTTCACCGACTATAGTAGTCTTAAAATGGCTAAATTTTGCCAAATATCGTCAGAAATATGGTTAATATGTTTATATTTACGGCAATTCCTTCCTTGTTTGTTTGGCTGCAATTTTCTCATTTTAAACCGTACAATCTAAATGATGGCACGCCCTACACTCAAATAAAAAAACAGCAGGTTAAAATTAACCTGCTGTTTTTTGTTACATAGAGAATATTTTATTGGTCAGATAGCACTTATCTCTCTATCACTGCTCTGTGTACTACGAGCAATCACTAATGCCATACGCCCCGTGGCTGGCTGCTGCAAATGTGTCTGGCGGCGATACGAGTAATAACGACTGTCCGCATAACTACAGTCAACAGGTAAGTCATTAATGACTGTCACACCAGCAGCCTCTAACTGTATGGCGGCTAGTTTTGGCAGATCCAACTTAATTTTGTCATCGTGAGACGGTATAGAAAATAGCGCCACAAAATCATCAAGTTGTTTCTCTGACAATGCTTGGTTCTCTTTGCACCCTGCTAATAGCTTGTCGCGGACGTCTGTATTCACCTCATAATTCGCCTGACTAATACAAACGCCTATCCAAGCCTTGATCGGCATCGTGTTATCAAACCTACTCACTGTCGTCTTGATGACACCACATGCCAGCCCTTGCCAGCCAGCGTGAATCGCCGCTATCTGCCCAGTTGCTGGCTGATAAAGAACGATCGGTACACAATCAGCAGTCATTATGGCAAGCCCAGTACCATCTTTCTTGCTAACCATAGCATCAGCTGCCATGGGCGCCATACTCAGTACCGTAGCATCGGTATCATGGATATGCTTACCATGGACTTGATTAACCCAATGTAGCGCTTTGACAGGCACGCTATGAACAGGTAGGTTTTGCTGCGCTATCAACTGCTCATTAATTG
This window of the Psychrobacter arcticus 273-4 genome carries:
- a CDS encoding YeeE/YedE family protein, with product MTTLRVQLVNEARDPIVRDSLRLNDPQKILVAGGAIVSFLMLVYLLDTQHISQSLLLGIGLLLGYTLFHARFGFTSAFRRLMSVGNGQAMRSHMLMLAIAVTLFAPILAFGTTIFGGPVAGYVAPVGVSLFVGAFVFGIGMQLGGGCASGTLYAVGGGRSVMFITFIFFIVGATIGAYHLPFWTEELPSFEPFSLATSTGLGYSGAWMVSLALFGLIAWITLVVEKRTKAPKMAPVSSEKGWKRIFRGSWPLFAAAIVLGVLNALTLVTRGQPWGITSAFSLWGSKIANAFGVDVASWGYWQGANAAALNASIFADSTTVLNIGIIIGAFIASAAGGLFKFTTITKGNFAASVIGGLMMGYGARLAFGCNIGAYFGGIASFSLHGYIWGILAMAGTFLALYLRPLFGLSVPKSSDSVC
- a CDS encoding cell envelope integrity protein TolA; amino-acid sequence: MHKAPTVYVPTEPEGNGLTLPTLLSLLAHGLVIGILIYTYQNMDVETAGSIETTMVSPEQLAEMQGQILANRAAAVSTMQADSGASSTATPTEAFDGSVSTSNPAQPNSQQVPVFTRSKESATSPMLMSEEQHQRLLEQNQEYERSMAEWAARLDESVLEEHDQIEKERRQQLIEEQKTLSDFRNKQNNPPKIKRPTATDRNIEINTGGSSSSGQTLSPSNDGQSNLSGDSTTSSPSKGSSRSASGGSRGASNSEIINLIRRNYNPPTAAKGSTQRATLTITVNASGNITNVTASGPDEAVNEAAKQAVLNTGSLPIDADDPKYPTFTLQFKGIN
- a CDS encoding polyphenol oxidase family protein, with the translated sequence MIKTLPITLLAQLDGVAVFQTAAFSDMDCSSIDIAGSKINQHMYQQSHQQQQASYGELNLGLHVNDDASVVLDNRMRVLAAINEQLIAQQNLPVHSVPVKALHWVNQVHGKHIHDTDATVLSMAPMAADAMVSKKDGTGLAIMTADCVPIVLYQPATGQIAAIHAGWQGLACGVIKTTVSRFDNTMPIKAWIGVCISQANYEVNTDVRDKLLAGCKENQALSEKQLDDFVALFSIPSHDDKIKLDLPKLAAIQLEAAGVTVINDLPVDCSYADSRYYSYRRQTHLQQPATGRMALVIARSTQSSDREISAI
- the tolR gene encoding protein TolR, with protein sequence MKQSPYRREKKALNAEMNVVPYIDVMLVLLVIFMVTAPMLITGVDVDLPKEQTNTMSQSQLPVIVSLTGSGEIFISYESNIDLHISEPELIDTLSTLQSQSGDAGAQPVQVMINADQNNQYGAIMTLMATLQQAGIQKVGLLTGAPLPTPTL
- a CDS encoding flavodoxin family protein; its protein translation is MTTSISSASTVTNQANNLSIAVIYHSNYGHTKRVAEAIVTGARQQLPKSQAKAVDVHEVDWEFLDQADLLVFGSAVYMGSVTAEFKTFMDETSKRWYHRKWEGKWAAAFANSGGLSGDKLAVLQQICLYSMQHGMNWIGLPLMPTGHEAHDLNRLSSFLGLMTQSLDGPPEETPGVGDIDTAIWFGDHLAKTIIKHQPAL
- the tolQ gene encoding protein TolQ, yielding MPESLNIIDLITQASLLVQIVMALLLLASLLSWVIIFRMSARLGTARNFDQQFETWFWSGEDLAKLYQGIQGSPERQGLEQIFYVGFSEYLRMHKKRQPKDDIIDGVERKLRVGLGRQQLLLESGLTTLASIGSVAPYVGLFGTVWGIMNAFLGLSQNEQATLAAVAPGIAEALIATAMGLFAAIPAVLAYNHFTAKSSRLYDSRALFCDEMTGMLQRETSNESPQPSNQVSQANQNTQVAGL
- a CDS encoding PD40 domain-containing protein produces the protein MRTHKKLLTSLLASASSLLIAPSVLAAPVILELDYEIPVQQNQVAFVPFAGDSVLSPIIVNDLSKTELKITSQNLPQQPRSSSELSGTLPVWQSMGIPYLVVGSTRSSRGKVVTDYEVIEVKTGRVIEGKQTLTTDNNKDSMRYAGHVIADKVYELITGIPGDFSGRIAYIEEIGAGKAKVSRLKIMDADGENAKTITEVSGSIFSPAWSPDGNRIAYAVQRDKSYPVIYVQSVSGGGATPLTPFPGSNLSPSFSPDGSKILFSSSFEGSADIYEMSASGGQPRRLTNWPSSEVQPSYAPDGRSFVFVSDKAGFNKPQIYRYEFGSGRTTKVSNSGYATSPQFSSDGSQIAFLNGRSAAIMNSGGAVTANLGNTGIDEAPSFSPNGKRVVYASKQGGKGVLTIKSLNGGEAFGKSGQGVIRSPVWSASPR
- a CDS encoding transposase; this translates as MNRDGHRLLFLPPYSPDLNPIEQKWAQAKFLRQGWMENNLDKLFYDMGCISFILD